One genomic segment of Anguilla anguilla isolate fAngAng1 chromosome 2, fAngAng1.pri, whole genome shotgun sequence includes these proteins:
- the LOC118221843 gene encoding somatostatin receptor type 5 — translation MEPLGRVEWTPFPNDLNHSAAAPNSSVNVSSQSMPFQGESTMVTAVISLTVFIIGLTGNTLAIYVVLRYAKMKTVTNIYILNLAVADELYILGLPFLTTQNVLSYWPFGSFLCRVVMTADSINQFTSIFCLTVMSIDRYLAVVHPIRSTKWRRPRVAKMINATVWSLSFVVVLPVIIFSDVQDQFNTCNMNWPEPKAAWSTAFILYTAILGFFGPLLVICLCYLLIVVRVKSAGVRAGFTKRRKSERKVTRMVVIIVVVFVLCWLPFFIINMVNLVFILPENSLMAGVYFFAVILSYVNSCANPLLYGFLSDNFKQSFRKVLCIHKANGVEDGDPSVPRTEKTTTHDTFLSPRNHDYNGPVQNSQGIQLEPCGNSKEELQPSVPTVIGQSTL, via the exons ATGGAGCCCCTAGGCCGGGTGGAATGGACGCCCTTTCCCAACGACCTCAACCATTCAGCCGCAGCACCCAACAGCTCTGTTAACGTGTCCAGCCAGAGCATGCCTTTCCAGGGGGAGAGCACCATGGTAACGGCTGTCATCTCGCTCACCGTCTTCATCATCGGACTGACGGGCAACACGCTGGCCATCTACGTAGTCCTGCGCTACGCCAAGATGAAGACCGTCACCAACATCTACATCCTCAACCTGGCGGTGGCCGACGAGCTGTACATCCTGGGCCTGCCCTTCCTCACCACACAGAACGTGCTCTCCTACTGGCCCTTCGGCTCCTTCCTCTGCCGCGTGGTGATGACCGCCGACTCCATCAACCAGTTCACCAGCATCTTCTGCCTGACGGTCATGAGCATCGACCGTTACCTGGCCGTGGTCCACCCCATCAGGAGCACCAAGTGGCGGCGGCCCCGGGTGGCCAAGATGATCAACGCGACCGTGTGGTCGCTGTCCTTCGTGGTGGTGCTGCCGGTCATCATCTTCTCCGACGTGCAGGACCAGTTCAACACCTGCAACATGAACTGGCCGGAGCCCAAGGCCGCCTGGTCCACCGCCTTCATCCTCTACACGGCCATCCTGGGCTTCTTCGGGCCGCTGCTGGTCATCTGCCTGTGCTACCTGCTCATCGTGGTGCGGGTCAAGTCGGCGGGCGTGCGTGCGGGCTTCACCAAGCGGCGCAAGTCGGAGCGCAAGGTGACGCGCATGGTGGTGATCATCGTGGTGGTCTTCGTCCTCTGCTGGCTTCCCTTCTTCATCATCAACATGGTCAACCTGGTCTTCATCCTGCCCGAGAACAGCCTGATGGCCGGCGTCTACTTCTTCGCCGTCATCCTGTCGTACGTCAACAGCTGCGCCAACCCGCTCCTGTACGGCTTCCTCTCCGACAACTTCAAGCAGAGCTTCCGGAAGGTTCTCTGCATCCACAAGGCCAACGGCGTGGAGGACGGGGACCCCAGCGTGCCCCGCACCGAGAAGACGACCACGCACGACACGTTCCTCTCCCCGAGGAATCACGACTACAATGGGCCCGTGCAGAACAGCCAG GGCATCCAGTTGGAACCTTGTGGTAACTCCAAGGAGGAACTTCAGCCTTCAGTGCCCACTGTGATTGGTCAATCCACACTATAA